From the Streptococcus hyointestinalis genome, the window TGATAAAGTAGGTGTCGTTTCTGGCACGACCAATGTCCATCTTGACCATTTGGTTTTTGCCGATGACTTTAGCTGCAGCAACAGGATTGCCCCGTGGAATCTTTAGGGCTCTAGCAAAATCATTGGTTGTCCCAGTTGGAATAATCGCCATTTTAGGACGGTGCTTGAGTGGAGCAATACCGTTTACGACTTCGTTGATGGTACCATCGCCTCCTGCTGCAATGACTAAATCAAAGCCAGCTTTTGCGGCACGTTCAGCTTCATTGCGAGCTGAATTTTTCTCTGGTGTCGTCTGAAACGCCGAGCTTTCATACCCAAATCCCTCTAGAATATCTAACACTTCTCCGACATGGCGCTTCATCAACTCTTGACCTGATGTCGGATTGTAAATCAAACGTGCTTTTAATTGTTTATGCATAGCACACTCTTCTTTCTAAGGTCTATAAACTTCTAAGCCAATTTTCATCACGGACTTCTATGCCGAGCTCCTGCGCTTTAGCGAGCTTACTGCCAGCGTCGCTACCTGCTACGACGATATCGGTCTTTTTCGACACACTGCCTGTCACTTTAGCACCTAAGCTCTGCAATTTTTCCTTGGCTTCGCTGCGAGTCAGCTGCTCTAACTTTCCTGTCAGGACAATGGTCAAGCCAGACAGACTAGCGCTACTACTTACTACCTGCCCTAAAAAGGTCATATTGACACCGTAAGAAGTCAACTCATCCATGAGCTCATGCACTTCAGCTTTTTCAAAATAGCTGGTAATAGAGCTTGCAATCACCTCACCAAGCCCTTCAATCTGAGCGATCTCCTCAAAGGAAGCCTTACTCAACTCATCTAGACTGTGGAAAGTTTCTAAAAGCTGACGAGAGACTTTGCTGCCGACATGTCTGATACCAAGTCCAAAGAGCAAGCGCTCTGCCGAATTGTCCTTAGAGGACTGAATAGCCTTGACCAGTTTGGTAGCAGATTTTTCCTTGATACCCTCAAGGGTCATAAAATCATCCAGTGTTAGCTTATAAATGTCCGCCACATCACGCACTAGGTGCGCAGCGTAGAGCTTTTCAACCAGAGAAGGACCAAAACCTGTGATATTCATGGCGTCACGACTAGCAAAGTGAGCGAGACGCTCCTTGATTTGACTCGGGCAAATAGGGTTGATACAACGCAGCGCCACTTCATCCTCAAAGTGAATCAAGTCGCTCCCACAAGACGGACACTGACTAGGAATGTCCATAGGAATCTGCTCTTTACGCTTTTGCTCAACGACACGCAAAACAGCAGGGATGATGTCGCCAGCTTTATAGACAATGACGGTATCGCCTATGCGGATGTCCTTTTCAGTGATGTAGTCGACATTGTGAAGCGTTGCACGGCTCACTGTTGTCCCAGCCAGCTGAACAGGTGTCAAGTTTGCCGTTGGTGTCACAACTCCAGTGCGTCCAACCGTCCAATCAACGCTCAAGATTTCCGCTTCTTTCTCCTCAGCTGGAAACTTATAAGCAATCGCCCAGCGTGGTGCTTTGACAGTGTAGCCAAGCTCTTCTTGCATAGCAAGGTCATCTACCTTGATAACAATCCCATCAATATCATAGGAAAGTTGCTCACGCTCACCTGCAATCGTCTCAATAAACTGCCAAATCTCGTCCATGGAAGACGTCACCATATAGCGGTGATTGACTGAAAAGCCATCTTTCTCAAGTGCCTGCAAGACTTCTTCTTGGTTTTGATGATGGCTTGGACTCACTTCTTGGTAGAGGAAAGTCGCAAGATTGCGTTTAGCAACAACGGCTGTATCTAGTTGTCTCAAGGTTCCTGCAGCAGCGTTTCTCGGATTGGCAAACTCAGGCTCACCATTTGCTTGACGCTCTTGGTTAATCTTATCAAAAGAAGCCTTTGGCAGATAGCACTCCCCACGAACGGTGATGTCTAGTGGCTCGTCTAGCACCAAGGGAATATCCTTGACACGCTTTAAGTTCTCAGTGATATTTTCACCGATAGTCCCGTCACCACGAGTTGCTCCAACCTGCAAGACGCCCTCACGATAAGTCAAAGACACCGATAAACCATCAATCTTCAGCTCAGCCACATAACGAGCGGTAGGAAAGCGCTCTTTTACCCTGCGGTCAAAATCAAGAAGCTCCTCACGTGAAAAAGCATCCTGCAGGGAATAAAGAGGATAGGCATGTGTGTATTTTTCAAAGTTTGACAGGACAAGACCACCCACACGATGAGTCGGACTGTCTGGCAAGATGTCATCAGGGTGCGCTTTTTCAAGCTCCACTAACTCTCTATAGAGCTTGTCATACTCACTATCAGAAACACTGGGATTATCCTCGGTATAGTACTCCTTTGCATAACGGTTAAGAAGTGTTACGAGTTCGTTCATTCGATTTAACATAGTCCTATTTTACCATAAAACTGCCATTTTCTGTGGGATTTTAGCTAGCTTTTGCCAAGTTTTTCTACCTTTCATAACATCAAAAAAAAGAGCAATGAACGCTCTCTTTCGTTTATTTTGTAAAATCAATTCTCTTTGCAATACGGTCAATGACGATAGCACCAACAAGAAGAGACGCTAACTCTCCAAGAGCCGTTGTCAACCAAGTCATCCAAAATGGTGCGTCAGCAACAATAGCCAACTCAGCAGCCACAGTCACCATAGAGGCTGAAAAGAAGAAAGCAAAGAAGAAAAAGGCTTTGTTAAATACGCCACCGAGAATACGCTCGTTCATGTAGCGCTCAAACAACCATACCCCAAGACTAACAAAGACTAAGGTTGATAGACTTCCGACAACCACATCAATCAAGCCAAAACTAAAGAAATTAGCAATCATACAACCAATAGTCAGGCTAATGATATACTTGCGATTGTAAAAGGCTAAAAAGTTCAGCATTTCTGCTACACGAAACTGATAAGCTCCGTAAGAGATGGCATTGAGCGGTGGTGTGATGGTTAAAACCACATAAAGCGCAGCGACGATAGCTATCTTAGCAAAGTCGTTTACAGTAAAAGTTTTCATGAGTGTCTCCTTTAACACTTAGTTCTACTAAGGTTTGTAATATGCTTGGCGAAAGAAGTGAAGCACCAAGGGCTGTTCTAACAGCTTGTCTATTCTATCATAAATAAAAGCCCTTGCCAAGGTTTATTTAATCTTTCTTTAAGTCTCTTTTGCTGCTCTTTTGTGGTATAATAAAGACATGAAACAATTGATAACACTCTCTAAAAAGCTCCTGCAAAGTGAAGGAATCTTATACCTTATCTTTGGTGGGTTGACGACACTGGTCTATATGGTCACTCGTCTTTTGCTGTCTGCTTTTGCTATTGATGCGGGGCTGTCTGCAACGATAGCCAATATCATCTCGGTGCTATTTGCCTTTATCACCAACGATACCATCGTCTTTCGGCAGGAACGAAAAGGCTGGCTCTATCGTCTCGGTAAGTTTGTCCTAGCCAGATTAGCCACTGCCTTGATTGATATTGCCTTAGCTTATCTCCTTGTGACACGCTACCCAAATCTCATCGGGCAATTTGTCAACAATGACTACCACTTGGTTAATCTGATTGAGATGCTCTTTTCTCAAGTCTTGATTATCTTACTTAACTATGTCTTTAGTAAAGTCTTTGTCTTTAAAAATACAGCCAACTAAAAACCAGCTTTTATCAAAGCTGGTTTTAATGTTCTTTATCTGTATGGTCTTTTTCACTTTTTGAGCGGCTTTGAAGAATGGAGACCAAGTCGCCTTTTCTGCTTTCAGCAAGACCTTCGTGCAGCTCTTGGTAAGTGGCATTTAAAATAGCACCAAAAATAATGAGATAGGCTAGGAAAATAAACCAAACCATCAAGATGAAGATGACAATAGACCCAAAAATCTTGATGTCTACCAAATGCTCGATACGATTTAAGACGTAATTACTAACTAAATTACTAAAGAAAACCATGACAACGGTCACCAAAATCGTACCTGGCAGCAAATAGCGCAAACGTTTGATACGGACATTTGGCAGGAAAAAGTAGAGGGTCAACATGCCTAGAAAAATCGTCAATGCTGTCACTGGATGTGATAAATTCAACAAAAGCGTCGTCAAGCGGTCCCACATGTCATAGCGATTGACTATCAGCATGATAAAGGGCTTTGAGAAGGTTGAAAAAATCAAGACAAAGGTCAGCATGAAAAACAGCAAGAGACTCATGGCAAGCCCGACTAATCTCCCAATCACAAAGTCACGGTGTTGAGTGACACCGTAGGCTTTATTCATGGCTTTTTGCAGGGAGGTCAAACTTTTGGACATGGTCCAAAGAGCCGTTAATGTCGCTACTCCCAAGATACTTTTTGATGGGTTTGAAAAAATACTGACAATAACAGATGAGGCTGGTTGGTAGACGTTCTTGGGAAGATTATCTTTTAAAAAACTCAAGAAGTCAGTGATGTCAATATTGAGATAGGGAAAAATATTGGCAGCAATTACCACCAGCGGAAAAGCGGTTAGTAGCAGATAATAAGCAACAGCAATCGCTGATAAATCCATCTCCGCACTTTGATAATGTTTAAGATAAACTTGCAAAGGAGGGTAATTGAGCTTATCCATCAACTTTTCAACAACTGACTTTTTAGCCATAATTAGTAAGTTCTTTCTTCGCCTTGGCTAGTTAAAATAACAGGTCCATCTTTTGTGATGACAAATTGGTGTTCGTATTGGCAAGAAAGTCCGCCGTCTAGCGTCTTGTGTGCCCAACCTGTTTCCATATCTGTGTCAATTTCCCAAGTGCCTGTGTTAATCATAGGCTCAATAGTAAGTACCATGCCCTCACGCAGACGTAAACCACGCCCAGCTCGTCCGTAGTGAGGCACATTTGGTTCTTCGTGCATGGTTGGTCCAACGCCGTGTCCCACTAAATCACGCACAACACCGTAACCACGGCTTTCAGCGTATTCTTGAATGGCTGCACCGATATCACCAATACGATTGCCGACGACAGCTTTTTCAATACCGATATAGAGCGCTTCACGAGTGACATCCATGAGGTCTTTGACTTCTTGTGAAGCATTACCAACAGCGTAAGCCCAGCAAGAGTCCGCTAGACCACCTGTGTAGCTTTGGGTGTACTTTTTAACTTGCGCAACATTATCAAAATCAAGCTTAGACACGTCTACGACTGACTTGTCAAGAGGCTCACTAAGCACCATATCCACCTTGAGAAGGTCGCCATCCTTTAGGATGTAATGGCGTGGAAAAGCGTGTGCCACTTCATCATTTAGCCCACAGCAAGTCGCATATGGATAGTCCATGATAGCACCGTCAACACCGATTTGAAGCGGTAGGACATTTGCCTCTTTACAGCGTCTGCGGACATACTCTTCGACTTCCCACATATCAAGACCTGGCTTAATCAAGTCTCTCAGTCCAATATGAATGCTGGCTAGAAAATCTCCAGCTCGGTCCATAGCTTCAATTTCGCGTTTTGATTTTAATGTAATCATTGTGTCTCCTTTTAATCTTCGTTTTTAATTTATCTTAGCTGTGACCATTGCTTTTGCAATCAGTTGGTCATCTAAACAAATATCAAAATCTAGTAAAGCGCTGCGCCGTTTTTCGCTAATCACTTTTGGGCGTATCCGCAAAATATCATCAATCTGCGCCACCTGCAAGAAATGAATGGACAGCTCTTCAACGATGATATTTTTAGGGCTTTTTTTGGTTAATTTCCGATTGGTTATGGCATGAAGCGCCTCCACCAAAACACCTTGTGCGATATTGCCTGAGCTATCTACCAAAGCAGGCTCTACAATCAAGCAGTAATCGCCATGGTCATACTGGAGATTGGTGATAATCTGATCACTCACAGTGTAGACCTCACGTGGCTGGGTGTTAGGGAGATTTTCCATGGCTTGACGCCGTGTAATCACACCTAGCAACTGCTTGTCATCCGTGATGACCGGTAGCATATTGAGGTCTTCAAAAATCATCTTTTGGCTGATGTTAGCAAGACTCATATGAGGTTTTGCTGTGATGACGTCTTTTGACATGACAAGCTCTATCTGAGTGTCATTGGGCTTGCTGACTGTGTCTTGCACACTGATAACACCCACGACATGATTGTCGCTATCCACTACTGGAAAACGCACATGTTTGGTTTGTTTGACCAGTTGGTTAAAGTCTTTGATGGTGTTGGTCGTGGTCAGATAGCCATAGTCGTGCTTTGACTGATAGACTTGATTGACCGTTTTTAAGTCGGTCTTAATCCGCACATCAGAGAGAGCGTGGTTTATCATAGTAGCCACTGTAAAGGTATCGTAGTGGGTCACCATGACGGGAATGCCTAGGCTGTCTGCCGTTCGTATCACACGCTGTGACACCCCAAAGCCACCAGTGACTAAAATGGCATTGTGATTTTCAAGGGCAAGGAGCTGGATATTTTCCCTATCTCCTACAATCAACAAGCCACCACGCACCAAGTAGCGTCCGATATTTTCACGTGTCATAGCCCCAATCGAAAATTTGCTGAACTCATGACTCAGCCCAGCCTCGCCAGCCAGCACCTCTGAGTCACTGATTCTAGCAATCTCTGAATAGGTCAGTGTTTCAATCTGTACCTTGTTGGCTTGGGCAATCCGCACCGTACCACTACGAGGCTTGGTCTCAACGATACCTCGATTTTCAGCCTCTTTTATGGCACGATAAGCCGTGCCCTCGCTGACATGCAAATGATTGGAAATGCTACGAACGCTGACACGCTTGCCAATTGCCAGATTTTCAAGATAATCTAAAATGTCCTGATGCTTACTCATAGCGATAATCCTTCCTACTTAGACCATACTCGGTGTAAGAACGCATCTGATGCGTATAGCGGTCGCTCCCTTTGTAATCACGTAAGAATGTGAAACCTGCTTTTTGAGCCACACGTTGACTGGCTTTATTTTCCTCATGCGTGACAATTGTCAAATACCTAAGCTTCAACTCATAAAAAGCCAGAAAAACAAGATTTTTCAGCGCTTCTGTCATATAGCCACAGCCCCACTCGCTCTCTTTTAGAAAATAGCCAATCTCACAAGTTCCTTCGTGATAATCCAGCTTTTCAAAGCGAATGGCACCAATCATCTGCTGCCTGTCTTTGAGCTCAATCGCCCAGACACCTAGAGGCGAGCGCATGAACTGCTCGACCATCATAGCTGTGCTCTCTTCTTTGGTTTTAGGACTTGGAAAAATAAAGCGAAGATTACTTGGTCTTTTGGTAATCTCCCAAAAATCCCTCTCATCTGTAAATGCAAACGGGCGCAAGATTAAACGCTCCGTCTCAAAAGTCGCAAACTGCGCTAATCGTGTCCAAATGTTCATAAAGCTATTATAACACAGCAAAGACAATTTGCCTAACCCTGATATGAGGCAAGTCACGTAGAATGTCTAGAAAACAGCAAAAAGCCCGAGCAACTCGGGCTTTTCTTTA encodes:
- a CDS encoding methionyl aminopeptidase: MITLKSKREIEAMDRAGDFLASIHIGLRDLIKPGLDMWEVEEYVRRRCKEANVLPLQIGVDGAIMDYPYATCCGLNDEVAHAFPRHYILKDGDLLKVDMVLSEPLDKSVVDVSKLDFDNVAQVKKYTQSYTGGLADSCWAYAVGNASQEVKDLMDVTREALYIGIEKAVVGNRIGDIGAAIQEYAESRGYGVVRDLVGHGVGPTMHEEPNVPHYGRAGRGLRLREGMVLTIEPMINTGTWEIDTDMETGWAHKTLDGGLSCQYEHQFVITKDGPVILTSQGEERTY
- a CDS encoding GtrA family protein, giving the protein MKQLITLSKKLLQSEGILYLIFGGLTTLVYMVTRLLLSAFAIDAGLSATIANIISVLFAFITNDTIVFRQERKGWLYRLGKFVLARLATALIDIALAYLLVTRYPNLIGQFVNNDYHLVNLIEMLFSQVLIILLNYVFSKVFVFKNTAN
- a CDS encoding QueT transporter family protein produces the protein MKTFTVNDFAKIAIVAALYVVLTITPPLNAISYGAYQFRVAEMLNFLAFYNRKYIISLTIGCMIANFFSFGLIDVVVGSLSTLVFVSLGVWLFERYMNERILGGVFNKAFFFFAFFFSASMVTVAAELAIVADAPFWMTWLTTALGELASLLVGAIVIDRIAKRIDFTK
- a CDS encoding YihY/virulence factor BrkB family protein, translated to MAKKSVVEKLMDKLNYPPLQVYLKHYQSAEMDLSAIAVAYYLLLTAFPLVVIAANIFPYLNIDITDFLSFLKDNLPKNVYQPASSVIVSIFSNPSKSILGVATLTALWTMSKSLTSLQKAMNKAYGVTQHRDFVIGRLVGLAMSLLLFFMLTFVLIFSTFSKPFIMLIVNRYDMWDRLTTLLLNLSHPVTALTIFLGMLTLYFFLPNVRIKRLRYLLPGTILVTVVMVFFSNLVSNYVLNRIEHLVDIKIFGSIVIFILMVWFIFLAYLIIFGAILNATYQELHEGLAESRKGDLVSILQSRSKSEKDHTDKEH
- the spxR gene encoding CBS-HotDog domain-containing transcription factor SpxR, encoding MSKHQDILDYLENLAIGKRVSVRSISNHLHVSEGTAYRAIKEAENRGIVETKPRSGTVRIAQANKVQIETLTYSEIARISDSEVLAGEAGLSHEFSKFSIGAMTRENIGRYLVRGGLLIVGDRENIQLLALENHNAILVTGGFGVSQRVIRTADSLGIPVMVTHYDTFTVATMINHALSDVRIKTDLKTVNQVYQSKHDYGYLTTTNTIKDFNQLVKQTKHVRFPVVDSDNHVVGVISVQDTVSKPNDTQIELVMSKDVITAKPHMSLANISQKMIFEDLNMLPVITDDKQLLGVITRRQAMENLPNTQPREVYTVSDQIITNLQYDHGDYCLIVEPALVDSSGNIAQGVLVEALHAITNRKLTKKSPKNIIVEELSIHFLQVAQIDDILRIRPKVISEKRRSALLDFDICLDDQLIAKAMVTAKIN
- a CDS encoding GNAT family N-acetyltransferase — its product is MNIWTRLAQFATFETERLILRPFAFTDERDFWEITKRPSNLRFIFPSPKTKEESTAMMVEQFMRSPLGVWAIELKDRQQMIGAIRFEKLDYHEGTCEIGYFLKESEWGCGYMTEALKNLVFLAFYELKLRYLTIVTHEENKASQRVAQKAGFTFLRDYKGSDRYTHQMRSYTEYGLSRKDYRYE
- the ligA gene encoding NAD-dependent DNA ligase LigA codes for the protein MLNRMNELVTLLNRYAKEYYTEDNPSVSDSEYDKLYRELVELEKAHPDDILPDSPTHRVGGLVLSNFEKYTHAYPLYSLQDAFSREELLDFDRRVKERFPTARYVAELKIDGLSVSLTYREGVLQVGATRGDGTIGENITENLKRVKDIPLVLDEPLDITVRGECYLPKASFDKINQERQANGEPEFANPRNAAAGTLRQLDTAVVAKRNLATFLYQEVSPSHHQNQEEVLQALEKDGFSVNHRYMVTSSMDEIWQFIETIAGEREQLSYDIDGIVIKVDDLAMQEELGYTVKAPRWAIAYKFPAEEKEAEILSVDWTVGRTGVVTPTANLTPVQLAGTTVSRATLHNVDYITEKDIRIGDTVIVYKAGDIIPAVLRVVEQKRKEQIPMDIPSQCPSCGSDLIHFEDEVALRCINPICPSQIKERLAHFASRDAMNITGFGPSLVEKLYAAHLVRDVADIYKLTLDDFMTLEGIKEKSATKLVKAIQSSKDNSAERLLFGLGIRHVGSKVSRQLLETFHSLDELSKASFEEIAQIEGLGEVIASSITSYFEKAEVHELMDELTSYGVNMTFLGQVVSSSASLSGLTIVLTGKLEQLTRSEAKEKLQSLGAKVTGSVSKKTDIVVAGSDAGSKLAKAQELGIEVRDENWLRSL